The following proteins are encoded in a genomic region of Plasmodium coatneyi strain Hackeri chromosome 6, complete sequence:
- a CDS encoding Copper chaperone: protein MGFFCNWPFKNTSEEAKGGTPKKKICCVCLETKKLRDECIVKLGEEQCRKYIEDHNQCLRDEGFDVK from the coding sequence ATGGGCTTCTTCTGTAACTGGCCGTTCAAAAACACCAGTGAAGAGGCCAAGGGTGGGACaccgaagaagaaaatctgCTGCGTCTGCTTGGAAACCAAGAAGCTGAGAGACGAGTGCATCGTCAAACTTGGAGAGGAGCAGTGCAGGAAATACATTGAAGACCACAACCAGTGTTTGCGGGATGAGGGCTTCGACGTGAAGTAA